Genomic segment of Microbacterium hydrocarbonoxydans:
ACGGTGACCGATGACCGGCTGAGCCCGGTGGCGGTCGAGGGTGTGGCCGAGCATCCGCAGTGGGATTTCCGCGCTGCGCGCCCGATCGGCGACGTCTTCATCGACCACGCGTTCACGGGTCTCGCGCGTGAAAGAGGAATCGCCGAGGTGCGGGTCGTGACGGATGCCGGAACCGGCGTCGCGATCACCTTCGACGAGCGCTGCCCCTGGGTGCAGGTGCACACGGCCGACAATCCGGGCATCGACGCGATCCATCGCATCGGCCTCGCGGTGGAGCCGATGACCTGCCCGCCGGACGCCTTCAACTCGGGCACCGACCTGGTGGTACTGGATGCCGGCGCGACGCACGCGGCATCCTGGAGTATCGCCGCCGTCTGACGTGCTCGTGTCGCTGCGCTGGCGCGGATGCGCGCGGCTGGCGCGGGTGGTTCCGGTCGCAGTTCGTGCCGCTCCGGACTCGTTCCGGCGGCACGAACTGCGACGGGAGCGTCGGTGACGGCGTCCGGAGCGGCACGAACTGCGACGCGAGCGTCGGTGACGGCGTCCGGAGCGGCACGAACTGCGACGCGAGCGTCGGTGACGGCGTCCGGAGCGGCACGAACTGCGACGGTCAGGCGAGAGCGGCGATCAGCGCCTGTGCTGCGGATGCCGACGACTGCGGGTTCTGGCCGGTGATGAGCAGTCCGTCGACGATCGTGTGATCGCTCCACGGGTCGGTCACCTCGACGTCGGCGCCGAGGTCGCGCAGCGAGGTCTCGAGCAGGAACGGCGCGCGGTCGGCGAGGCCCCCGATGCGCTCCTCCTCGTCGGAGAAGCCGGTGATGCGGCGGCCGGCGACGATCGGGTCACCCGCGGCATCGCGCGCGGGCAGCAGAGCCGCGAGCCCGTGACACACCAAAGACAGCGGGCGGCCCGCAGCGACGGTCGCCGAGATGAGGGCCGCGGAGTCGGCATCCTCAGCGAGGTCCTGCATCGGTCCATGCCCGCCGGGATAGTAGACGGCCGCGTAGTCGGCGCCATCGACGTCGGCGAGCACCAGGGGAGCACTGAGCCCGGCGATCTGCGCCAGAGCTGCGGCGTCGCCGTCGCCCAGGCTCGAGGCGTCGGCGACCGGCTCCACGCCTCCAGGCGTCGCGAAGGCGACGTCATGCCCCGCGTCGGTGAGCAGACGGTAGGGGGCCAGCAGTTCTTCGGCCCAGAAGCCGGTGGGGTGCTCGGTGCCGTCGGACAGGGTCCAGGTGCGGGCGCCGGTGACGACGAAGAGTACGGATGACATGCATGCTCCCAAGGTTCGGACGACGGATGCCGTGCGGATGCGATACGGGGGACAACGGCGGGCCATGACGAACGATTCCGATAGATTGCCGATATGAGCAATCGGAATGCCGATGGTCTGCAGGACCTCGGACTCTGGCGCACGTTCCTCGTCGCGCATCGGTCGGGCTCGGTGTCGGCGGCAGCGCGTGCGCTGGGCCTCGCGCAGTCGTCGGTCACGACCCAGCTGCAGGCGCTGGAGGTCAGTGTGGGCGAGCCGCTGTTCGTGCGCCATGCCCGCGGCATCCGGCCCACGCCCCGCGCCGACGAGCTCGCCGCACGGCTCTCGGGCCCGCTCGACGCGTTGGCGGATGCTCTCGGCACCCACCCAGCCCTCGAATCGCCGGTCATCCGCCTCGGCGGTGCAGGGGAGTTCCTCGCCCACGTCGCAGCTCCCGCGCTCGCGAGTGCCGTCGCCGAGGGGCTGCGGCTCGCGGTGACGACGGGGCTGGCCGACGAACTGCTCGATCAGCTCAGGGTCGGCAGCCTCGACCTCGTGATCTCTGCCGTGCGTCCACGAGGACGGGCGCTGCCGAGTACGCCGCTGTTCGACGAGGAGTTCGCGCTCGTGGCCGCCGCGTCACTGGGCATCGACCCGTCTCCGGCCCTCTCGCCAGACGCGCTCGCCGCCGTGCCCCTGCTGGCATACGACCGCGACGTGCCGATCGTGCGGCGGTACTGGCGGCATGTCTTCGGCATCCGTCTCGACCGGGAACCCGCTCTCGTCTTCCCCGACCTGCGTGCGCTCGCCGCCGCCGCGGTCGCGGGTGCGGGAGTCACCGCCCTGCCGACCTATCTGATCGCCGACGAACTCGCCGACGGTCGGCTCGTCGACCTGCGGCCCACCGAGGATCCGCCGATCAACACGCTGTACCTCGTGCGGCGGCCGGGACCGCTGTCCGACGGGGTCGCTGCCGTGGAGCGGGCGCTGCGCGCGGCGGTGGCGCTCCTCTGACGGGTGCCGCGGGTTTTCCCACCCGGTGCGGGGTCGATTTCGCATCCGTGACCCGGTGCGGGGTCAAAAGTGCATCGGAAACGCCGCTTTCGGGTGCGTTATTGACCCCGCAACGGCCGCACAGGCGTACCGCTGCCCGACCCCACACCCCGCACGGCCGCACGGGGCGGCAACCCTCAGCGGGTGAGCCAGCGGCGCAGCGAACGCGTGACCCAGGGCAGCACCCAGTAGGTCATGATCGGCGTGAGCACCACGGTCGTGGCGAGCACGCGCAGCCAGATCGGCAGCTCGTTCCACCCGGGCACGGGGCTCAGCGCATACGTGAAGGCGAGGTTCAGAGGGAAGAATCCGAGCCAGATCGAGACGGCCTGCTTCCACCGCGGAGGCGTGCTCACCATCGCGACCGTCGTCGTCGAGCCGTCGGCCCGGGGAAGCGTGATCGTGTCGGTGGTCGGCTCGTCGAACCAGCCCTCGATGCCGGTGCGACGGCGCACGCGCTCGCTGCGCACGAACTGCTCACCGGTCGACTTCCACCACTCCCGTTCGCCCGACTGCTCCCAGGCGACGAGCGACTTCTCGTCGGAGAAACGGTAGAGCATGTGCCACACGTGCGAGTCCTCGCCGTCGCGCACCCAGCCGGATCCGAGGAAGCCCGGGTAGCGGTGGGCGAGGTTCACGCCGGTCTGCACCCAGGCGGTGGCGGCTGCCACATGCTCGGGGTCGACCTCGCGGCGGATGGAGACGGTGATGGGTTCGCTGGACATGGTGGGTCCTCGGAGAATGCGGTCGCCCGGGTCACGAGCGCCTCGACGGTGGGGGATGCGCCGGGATGCGGGCGCGTGATCGATTGTATTTCGGATGCCGGGGTCGCCGCGCGAATCGGCCACAGGCGAACGCGTGGGGTGAGAATAGGACTCATGAGCACGCGCAGCGAAGCCGTCCTGATCGATGTCGTCCGCACTCCCGTCGGGCGCGGCAAGCCGGGGGGTGCGCTCTCGGGCGTGCATCCCGTCGACCTGGCGGCGGGTGCGCTCGCTGCGGTCCTCGAGCGCAGCGGACTCGAATCGCGGCAGATCGACGACGTGCTCCTCGGCTGTGTGAGTCAGGTGGGGGATCAGTCGTCGAACATCGCCAGGCAGGCCGCCCTCGCCGCGGGTTTCGACGAGACCGTTCCCGCCACGACGATCGACCGCCAATGCGGGTCCAGCCAGCAGGCTGTGCACTTCGCCGCCCAGGGGATCATGGCGGGTTCCTACGACGCCGTGATCGTCGGCGGGGTCGAGTCGATGAGCCGGGTGCCGCTGGGCTCGTCCGCGATCGGCGGGTCGCCGATGTCGCCTCGTCTGCGCGAGCGCTACCCCGAGGGACTGGTCAACCAGGGTGTCTCGGCCGAGTTGATCGCCCAGCGCTGGGACATCGACCGGGCTGCGCTCGACGCGTACGCCGCCGAGTCGCACCGACGCGCTGCGGATGCCTGGCACGAGGGATTCTTCGACCGCACGGTCATCGGGGTCGCCGAGGCACCGGATGCCGTCGCCGACGAGACCGTCCGCGCGGGCACGAACGCCGAGGGGCTCGCGGGGCTCCACCCCGCTTTCCGCACGGATGCGCTCGCCGCCCGCTTCCCGGATCTCGACTGGCGCATCACGCCCGGCAACTCCTCCCCGCTCACCGACGGAGCATCCGCCGCTCTGCTGATGAGCGCCGAGCGGGCCGAGCAACTGGGTCTCACGCCGCGTGCCAGATTCCACGCGTTCACGGTGGTCGGCGACGATCCGCTGATGATGCTGACGGGGCCGATCCCCGCCACCCGCCGCATCCTCGAGCGCAGCGGGCTCACGATCGACGACCTCGACGCCTACGAGGTCAATGAGGCGTTCGCGTCCGTGCCGCTCGCGTGGGCGGCGGAGCTGGGGGCGGATGCCGCGAAGCTCAACCCCCGCGGCGGCGCGATCTCCCTCGGGCACGCGTTGGGCTCGTCGGGCACCCGGCTGCTGGGCACCCTGATCGACCACCTCGATGCGGTCGGCGGGCGATTCGGTCTGCAGACCATGTGCGAGGGTGGCGGCATGGCGAACGCCACGATCATCGAGCGCCTGTAGCGGCATCCTCAGCCTTCGAATCGCGCACTGTGCAGAAATGGTGACAGGAGAACTGCCAGGTGCGCGATTCGAAGGGGGTCAGGCGCCGAGAGCTGCCGACACGCGCCGCACCAGCTCCTCCGGTCGACGCAGAAGAGGTGAGGTGACCTCGATGACGATCCACCCTGCCGCGCGGAGGCGTGCGAGCCTCTCCACGTCGGCCGCCCACTGCTCCCCATGCAGCATGCCGAGATACTCAATGACGACCCGAGCCTCGCGGTAGACCATGTCGACGCATCCGAGGAAGCGCCCGCGCTCGTCGTAGAGATCCGCGTTGAGCTCGGGTTCAGGCAGGCCGCCGGCGAGCAGGATGCAGCGCACTCGTGTCTCGCGCGGCGACCACGAGTCCTCGCGGACGAGTTCGAGCGCGTCTCTGAGCCGTGCCGCCCCGTGTCGGCGTCCGGCGTCGAGCATCGTCTGCAGATCTGCAAGAGTCGCGAGCGGTGCGCGTCCCGGCGTCCGTCGGCCCCTTCCCTCTCGCCACACGCGGCACATGTGATCGCCGATCGCGACGATGTCGAACAGCGGAAGTCGGCCGAGCGACGCCCAGGTAGCCGCGGGCGAGGTGACGCGCAGGCCATCGTGCATCGTGATCTCGGTCATGCTCGACAGCGTCCGGTGACCGACGATGCCGCTCGCGCGTGGAAAGGGTGTGTGTCCGGCGGCGCTGACGTGCAGACCGAGACCGCGGTATGCGGCGATCTGGTCGTCATCGGTGAACTCGAGAGGCAGTGGCGCATCCCAGATCGCCGCGGCCGTCTGATGGCTGAAGAAATGGCCGGTATGCAGTCGCGGAGCGTAGACGCGTGCGCGGTGGACTCGCGCGCGGCGCTGCCGTTCATAGGGATCCGCGATGTCGTCGAACGTCGGCACCGTTCCGGCGGGAGTGCGCGTGCCGAAGAACGGGGCTTCGAGATCGGCGCCGCGCAGGCGGTTGCGGCTCACGCCGTGCAGCCGCGCGATGTGCACCGAGAAGCCGGTGCCGCGGAACTCATCGGGAAGGTTCTCTCGAGACGTCATGGTCCACACGCTGACACGCTGCAGTGCTCGACCGACGCCGTTATCCACAGCCTCTCTCCGGCTTCAGATCGCTCACTATGCAGAACCGACGTGCCGAGAACTGCAAAGCAAGCGATTCGAAGGGCGCGCGGCCGCCGAACGGAGAAGACCCCCGCCGACCCGATTCGGCGGGGGTCTTTCGCGGTGTCTCACCGCAACGGGAGCAGACGCTCACCGTCGTGCGCGGATGACGTGACTACCCGATCCGGTCTGAGTCTGTGTCCGCGCACCTGCAGTTGTAGTCGGCGAAGGTGTCCGGAGGGTGAACGCGGCGATAAATCCTCCGACAAGGGCAACACCGCCGCGGGAACCCTCGAGGATGCTCTCCCCGGCGTCACCCTCGATGGGGTGAACGACCGGCAGCGCGCTGTCGTCGCGACCCACGAGTATGAAGACACCCCTGAGAAATACGGCGAACGAGACGAGAACGGGGGAGCGCTCGATCGCGATTCACGCCAGAATGCAGGAATGGCTCAGCGGATCAGCGTCGTAGCGGCGGCAGCACTCGTCTGTCTCCTGTCCGGCACGACGGCACTTCTCTCGGGATGCGTCGCGTCTGTGTCCGGCGCCCCCGCGTCGCCCTCAGCGACCACGTCGGCGACGAGCACGGCGTCGACTCCGCAGCCGACCGATTCGGCCACGATCGACCCCGCGGCCGGGCCCACACCGACGGCCGAGCCCACACCGAGCTGCATGCGTGCGGACGGAGGGGGAATCATCCTGCCCAGCGGACTGCTCAACGTCGACATGTATTCGAGGATGCATGACTACGGCGCCCGCGAGGGTGCGACCGGCGCCGCGCAGTATGCCGACGACGGCTCGCTCGCGTCGTACGAAGTCGCGTCCGGCGACTACGAGGATGCGATCCTGGATCGATTCTGCGTCGGCGTCTACTACCTGGACGCGCTGAACGCGGTGCGCCGCGGAGGTGCCACTTCTGTGGATCCGACCCGCGCGGTGTACCCCCCGGACCTCCACGTGGGTGACGAGCTGAATCTCAGCCCGTACACGATCACGACCGTGGGCGACGTCAACGGCGAGGTGTTCGCGTACGAGACGAGCTTCACGCTGCCACCCCAGCGCTGAGGTCCATGCTGGAAGCGCTTGCGACCTTCGGCCAGCGACTTCACCAGCACCCCTGACTTTTCGCCAGATACCTCCTGCAAGCGCTTGCAGTGGATGATCCCGCCCTGCTAGCTTCGCTCGCAAGCCTCCGGACACGTCGTCGTGTCCGCCGCCACCCAGGGAGCATCACTTGTTCAAGCCGGCTCGGTCGAAGACGACCGCTTCACGTCCGCTCGCCCTCCTCGCCGCCACCGCGCTCGTCGTCTCGGGCTTCGGTGCGACCGGCGCCCTGGACGCACCGCCCGCCTCAGCCGCTGAGAAAACGGTAGCGCTGGTCGGCTCGCTGCAGTCGGAGCTCGGCTGTGCCGCCGACTGGGCTCCCGACTGTGCCGAGACCGAGCTGGAGCCCACGGGAGTCGAGGGCATCTACTCCGCCGAGTTCGAGATCCCGGCCGGCACGTGGCAGTACAAGGTCGCGGTGAACGACAGCTGGGACGAGGCGTACGGGCTCGACGGCGGCGCCGACGACATCCCGCTCACGGTGGCCGGCCCCACGACTCTCCGCTTCACGTTCGACGACACGCTCAAACGCGTCGGGCTCGAGGCCACCGACCTGCGCGGCGGCTACACCGCAGACGACGACGCGCTCATCGCAGCTCCGGCCCGCCAGGCGGGCGCCGGCGAGCAGTTCTACTTCGTGATGACCGACCGCTTCGCGAACGGAGACACCTCCAACGACGCCGGCGGCCTCGAGGGCGACCGGCTCACCACGGGGTTCGACCCCGCCGACAAGGGCTTCTACCAGGGCGGCGACATCGCCGGCATCCGCCAGAACCTCGACTATATCGAGGGCCTCGGCACCTCGGCGATCTGGCTCACACCGAGTTTCGCCAACAAGCCCGTGCAGGGCGAGGGCGCGAACGCCTCGGCCGGCTATCACGGCTACTGGATCACCGACTTCACCCGCATCGACCCGCACCTCGGCACCAACGAAGAGCTGCAGGCGCTGATCGCCGACGCACACGCCCGTGACATCAAGGTGTACTTCGACATCATCACCAACCACACCGCTGACGTCATCGACTACGCCGAGGGTCAGTACTCGTACATCGATCAGGCGACGAGGCCCTACACGGATGCCGCGGGCACGGCCTTCGACCCGGCCGATCATGCGGGCACCGACGGGTTCCCCGAACTCGATCCCGCGACCAGCTTCCCCTACACGCCGGTGGTCGCCGACAGCGAGGCCGACGTCAAGGTGCCGGCGTGGCTGAACGACCCGTCGCTGTACCACAACCGCGGTGACTCGACCTGGTCGGGGGAGTCGGTCACGTACGGCGACTTCAGCGGGCTCGACGACCTGATGACCGAGCACCCGACGGTGGTCAACGGCTTCGTCGACGTCTATGAGCAGTGGGTCGATCTCGGCATCGACGGCTTCCGCATCGACACGGTCAAGCATGTGAACTTCGAGTTCTGGGAGAAGTGGACCGCCGACGTGCTCGACTATGCGCACGAGAAGGGCAACGACGACTTCTTCATGTTCGGCGAGGTCTACGACGCCGACCCGGTGAAGCTCGCACCGTACGTGCGAGACACCGACATGAACTCGATCCTCGACTTCACGTTCCAGTCCTCGGCCGTCAGCTATGCCTCGGGCAACTCGGCCAAGGGGCTGCAGTCGCTGTTCGCGGGCGACGATCGCTACACGACGCCCGACTCGTCGTCGACCGCACTGCCCACCTTCCTCGGCAACCACGACATGGGAAGGGTGGGATCGTTCCTGCAGACCACGGATGCTCCGCTCGAGCGCGATGAACTGGCGCACGAGCTCATGTTCCTCACCCGGGGTCAGCCCGTGGTGTACTACGGCGACGAGCAGGGCTTCACCGGCCCCGGCGGCGACAAGGACGCGCGGCAGTCGCTCTTCGCCACGCAGGTCGCCGAGTACGCGAACCAGAACCTCATCACCGGCGAGCAGGTGGGCGCGGTCGACCGCTATGCCACGGATGCTCCGCTCTACGAGCACATCACCGCCCTGTCAGAGCTTCGCGAGGCCCACCCCGCACTCGACGAGGGTGCCCAGATCGAGCGGTACGCGGCATCCGGTGCGGGCGTCTACGCCTTCTCGCGCGTGGATGCCGACGACAAGGTGGAGTACCTGGTGGCGGTGAACAACGCGACCGCCGCGCAGACGGTCGACCTCGCGACGCTCACCGCCGACGCCTCGTACGAGGTGCTCTACGGCGACGCCGCCCCGCTCGCCACGGATGCCGGCGCGGCCGCCTCGATCACGGTGCCGGCTCTGTCGGCCGTGGTCTGGAAGGCCGATTCGACAGTCACGGCACCGTCTGAGGCAGCCTCCGTCCAGGTGGCCGTTCCCGCCGCCGGAGCCGGCGTCACGGGACAGTCCGCGATACAGGCCGACATCGCCGATCAGTGGGCGCAGACGAGCTTCGCCTGGCGCGTCGTCGGCTCCGAGGAGTGGCAGGCGCTCGGCACCGCGGAGGACACGGAGCCCCGCGTCTTCCACGACATCCGCGACCTCGCGAACGGCACGCTCGTCGAGTACCGGGCGGTGACGACGGATGCCGCGGGCAACCACGCCGCAGCGTCGACATATGCCTCCGTCGGCAACGCCGTGACGCTGGAGGCCGGCGAGGAGCCCGAGTCGCCGATCGACATGGTGACCGTGCCCGGCAGCCTCAATTCCGAGATGGGCTGTGCGGGCGACTGGGACCCGGCGTGCGAGAAGGCGAAGCTCACGCTGCGTGCCGACGGCGTGTGGGAGGGGACCTTCGATCTGCCGGCGGGCGACTACGAGTACAAGGCCGCGATCAACGGCAGCTGGGCCGTCAACTACGGCGCGAACGGCGTTCCTGACGGCGCGAACGTCACACTCACCCACGCGGGTGCCCCCCTCTCCTTCTACTTCGACCCGCGCACGAACATCGTGCAGACCACGGCCGACGGCCCCATCGTGACGCTGCCGGGCTCTCTGCAGGACGAGCTCGGGTGCGCGGCGGACTGGTCTCCCGACTGCCTCGGCACGCTCATGGCCGACGGCGACCGCGACGGCGTCTACGAGTTCTCGACCGCCGACCTGCCCACCGGAGCCTACGAGCTCAAGGTGGCGCACGGCCTGAGCTGGGCCGAGAACTACGGCGCCGACGGAGTGCCGGGCGGCGCGAACATCTCGTTCAGCGCCACCGAGGGCAGGGTGACGTCGTTCCGCTACACGCTGGCGACCCATGTTCTCGAGGTCGTCAGCGCCGACCCGCAGCTCCCCGGCACCGGAGAGCAGCGCGCGCAGTGGATCGACGCCGCGACGATCGCCTGGCCGGCGACTCTCGGATCTGTCGACAAGGCCGCCTACGAGCTGTACTCCTCGGCCGACGCCTCGCTCGCGGTGGCCGACGGCGACGTCACGGGCGCCGAGCCGATCGCACTCGAGGCGGTCGAGGGCGGGCTGGCCGACGAGCAGCTGGCCCGATTCCCGGCCCTCGACGGCTACCTCGCCCTGCGGGTGACGGATGCCGATGCGGCGGCGCTGCTGCGCACGCAGCTGGCAGTCGCCCAGCGTGACGAGGCGGGTGCGCTCACCGCGTTCACCGGCGTGCAGATCGCCGGCGTGCTCGACGACCGTTATGCCGCGGCCCTCGACGACGTCGACCTGGGCGTGACGTTCTCGGGCAAGAAGCCGACCTTCCGGTTGTGGGCGCCGACCGCGCAGAGCGCGACCCTGCTCACCTGGAACGAGGGGGCCGACGGAGACCCTGCGCGGCATGAGGCCACGTGGGATGCCGCATCCGGCGTCTGGTCGGTCGCGGGATCCAAGGATCTCAAGGGCGACGAGTTCCTGTGGGAGGTCGTGGTCTATGCGCCGACGACCGGCACGATCGAGACGAACCGGGTCACGGATCCCTCGTCCATCGCGCTGACGGTGAACTCGCAGCGCTCGATCGCCATCGACCTCGACGACAAGGCCTGGCAGCCGAAGCAGTGGCAGAAGGCCGACGCCCCGGTCGTCGAACGCGCGGTCGACCGGGCGATCTACGAGCTGCACATCCGCGACTTCTCGATCAGCGACGAGACGGTTCCGGCCGATGAGCGTGGCACTTACCTGGCGTTCACCCGCGACAGCGCGGGCACCGATCAGCTGAGGCAGCTCGCGGATGCCGGCATCAACACCGTGCACCTGCTGCCGTCGTTCGACATCGCCTCGATCGAAGAGGATCGCGCAGCGCAGGCCGTGCCCGACTGCGACCTCGCCTCTTTCGGCCCTGCCGATTCGGCACAGCAGGCGTGCATCCAGGCGGTCGCCGATGCCGACGGCTTCAACTGGGGCTATGACCCGTATCACTACTCGACGCCCGAGGGTTCGTACGCAGTCGACGCCGACGGCGGCGCCAGGGTCAGCGAGTTCCGCTCGATGGTCGGGGCGCTTCACGACATGGATCTGCAGGTCGTGCTCGACGAGGTGTTCAATCACACCGCGGCATCCGGCCAGGCCGAGAAGTCGGTGCTCGATCAGGTCGTCCCCGGCTACTACCACCGGCTGAACGCGGCGGGCGGAGTCGAGACGTCGACGTGCTGCCAGAACGTCGCGACCGAGCACCTCGCCGCGCAGAAGCTCATGGTCGAC
This window contains:
- a CDS encoding LysR family transcriptional regulator, with the protein product MSNRNADGLQDLGLWRTFLVAHRSGSVSAAARALGLAQSSVTTQLQALEVSVGEPLFVRHARGIRPTPRADELAARLSGPLDALADALGTHPALESPVIRLGGAGEFLAHVAAPALASAVAEGLRLAVTTGLADELLDQLRVGSLDLVISAVRPRGRALPSTPLFDEEFALVAAASLGIDPSPALSPDALAAVPLLAYDRDVPIVRRYWRHVFGIRLDREPALVFPDLRALAAAAVAGAGVTALPTYLIADELADGRLVDLRPTEDPPINTLYLVRRPGPLSDGVAAVERALRAAVALL
- the pulA gene encoding pullulanase-type alpha-1,6-glucosidase, with product MFKPARSKTTASRPLALLAATALVVSGFGATGALDAPPASAAEKTVALVGSLQSELGCAADWAPDCAETELEPTGVEGIYSAEFEIPAGTWQYKVAVNDSWDEAYGLDGGADDIPLTVAGPTTLRFTFDDTLKRVGLEATDLRGGYTADDDALIAAPARQAGAGEQFYFVMTDRFANGDTSNDAGGLEGDRLTTGFDPADKGFYQGGDIAGIRQNLDYIEGLGTSAIWLTPSFANKPVQGEGANASAGYHGYWITDFTRIDPHLGTNEELQALIADAHARDIKVYFDIITNHTADVIDYAEGQYSYIDQATRPYTDAAGTAFDPADHAGTDGFPELDPATSFPYTPVVADSEADVKVPAWLNDPSLYHNRGDSTWSGESVTYGDFSGLDDLMTEHPTVVNGFVDVYEQWVDLGIDGFRIDTVKHVNFEFWEKWTADVLDYAHEKGNDDFFMFGEVYDADPVKLAPYVRDTDMNSILDFTFQSSAVSYASGNSAKGLQSLFAGDDRYTTPDSSSTALPTFLGNHDMGRVGSFLQTTDAPLERDELAHELMFLTRGQPVVYYGDEQGFTGPGGDKDARQSLFATQVAEYANQNLITGEQVGAVDRYATDAPLYEHITALSELREAHPALDEGAQIERYAASGAGVYAFSRVDADDKVEYLVAVNNATAAQTVDLATLTADASYEVLYGDAAPLATDAGAAASITVPALSAVVWKADSTVTAPSEAASVQVAVPAAGAGVTGQSAIQADIADQWAQTSFAWRVVGSEEWQALGTAEDTEPRVFHDIRDLANGTLVEYRAVTTDAAGNHAAASTYASVGNAVTLEAGEEPESPIDMVTVPGSLNSEMGCAGDWDPACEKAKLTLRADGVWEGTFDLPAGDYEYKAAINGSWAVNYGANGVPDGANVTLTHAGAPLSFYFDPRTNIVQTTADGPIVTLPGSLQDELGCAADWSPDCLGTLMADGDRDGVYEFSTADLPTGAYELKVAHGLSWAENYGADGVPGGANISFSATEGRVTSFRYTLATHVLEVVSADPQLPGTGEQRAQWIDAATIAWPATLGSVDKAAYELYSSADASLAVADGDVTGAEPIALEAVEGGLADEQLARFPALDGYLALRVTDADAAALLRTQLAVAQRDEAGALTAFTGVQIAGVLDDRYAAALDDVDLGVTFSGKKPTFRLWAPTAQSATLLTWNEGADGDPARHEATWDAASGVWSVAGSKDLKGDEFLWEVVVYAPTTGTIETNRVTDPSSIALTVNSQRSIAIDLDDKAWQPKQWQKADAPVVERAVDRAIYELHIRDFSISDETVPADERGTYLAFTRDSAGTDQLRQLADAGINTVHLLPSFDIASIEEDRAAQAVPDCDLASFGPADSAQQACIQAVADADGFNWGYDPYHYSTPEGSYAVDADGGARVSEFRSMVGALHDMDLQVVLDEVFNHTAASGQAEKSVLDQVVPGYYHRLNAAGGVETSTCCQNVATEHLAAQKLMVDSIVTWARDYKVDGFRFDLMGHHSTTNMQAIRDALDALTVKKDGIDGSAIHLYGEGWNFGEVADNALFEQATQGQLGGTGIGTFNDRLRDAVHGGSPVDSSSTFRQGFGTGLGTDPNGDPINGTVEQALADLGHETDLVKLGLAGNLRDFEFTTSDGSVTAGEAIDYRGSAAGYADQPDEVINYVDAHDNETLYDLSVLKLPVDTTMADRVRMNTLELATVTLSQSPSFWHAGTELLRSKSLDRNSYNSGDWFNRIDWTGQESTFGSGLPTAADNEEKWPIMAPLLADPALKPGAADMAAAEASALDLLRIRDEVDLLRLGSAELIQQKVTFPNSGAAAAPGVILMQIDDLTGPDADADLDGALVAFNSSPAPVTQTVEGLAGRSFALTPAQANGADAVVKTTTWDAATGTLTIPARSVAVLVDDQVQPIDTTVRASSDVFVKAGRSAAVKVQVASADGSDPVGEVVVRDRGVVVATAPITAEHDGRVTVTVPKLGRGLHLLTVRFEGTEPWQDSRVWLPLPVIVH
- a CDS encoding type 1 glutamine amidotransferase domain-containing protein, giving the protein MSSVLFVVTGARTWTLSDGTEHPTGFWAEELLAPYRLLTDAGHDVAFATPGGVEPVADASSLGDGDAAALAQIAGLSAPLVLADVDGADYAAVYYPGGHGPMQDLAEDADSAALISATVAAGRPLSLVCHGLAALLPARDAAGDPIVAGRRITGFSDEEERIGGLADRAPFLLETSLRDLGADVEVTDPWSDHTIVDGLLITGQNPQSSASAAQALIAALA
- a CDS encoding antibiotic biosynthesis monooxygenase; protein product: MSSEPITVSIRREVDPEHVAAATAWVQTGVNLAHRYPGFLGSGWVRDGEDSHVWHMLYRFSDEKSLVAWEQSGEREWWKSTGEQFVRSERVRRRTGIEGWFDEPTTDTITLPRADGSTTTVAMVSTPPRWKQAVSIWLGFFPLNLAFTYALSPVPGWNELPIWLRVLATTVVLTPIMTYWVLPWVTRSLRRWLTR
- a CDS encoding thiolase family protein, translating into MSTRSEAVLIDVVRTPVGRGKPGGALSGVHPVDLAAGALAAVLERSGLESRQIDDVLLGCVSQVGDQSSNIARQAALAAGFDETVPATTIDRQCGSSQQAVHFAAQGIMAGSYDAVIVGGVESMSRVPLGSSAIGGSPMSPRLRERYPEGLVNQGVSAELIAQRWDIDRAALDAYAAESHRRAADAWHEGFFDRTVIGVAEAPDAVADETVRAGTNAEGLAGLHPAFRTDALAARFPDLDWRITPGNSSPLTDGASAALLMSAERAEQLGLTPRARFHAFTVVGDDPLMMLTGPIPATRRILERSGLTIDDLDAYEVNEAFASVPLAWAAELGADAAKLNPRGGAISLGHALGSSGTRLLGTLIDHLDAVGGRFGLQTMCEGGGMANATIIERL